AATGATGGCAGATATCAAAAGCAAGAAACAAACAGAATACGGTTAATACTACGGTTAAAAAGTGCAGCGAAGTAACTTAATATTTTTACGGTAAAACTACTTAATAAATCAATGTTGCTTTCCGAAGTGTTACATAAACAGCAGAAGTATCAGCAGAGTTCTCTCTTTGCAATACTTTTGTTGTGTCTATAAAGTAGAAGAAAAACCATTTAACATATTGTTGGTACAGATGATGCAGCAGAGAGGTAGAATTAGTAATTGTAAATCAAGGACTTTTTCTAGATCTCGTATTGCTGTTGAAGGTTGTTAACCTCCATCTTCAGCTATTTCCATTTCTGTAATTGAAACATCACAACCTTCTACACAACTATGGCTCCAGGTAATGAAACTTAAAACTTTTACATGAAACAGTCCATACAGTTCACATGATATCAGAACATGTAAAGGTCTCGAGTTCAGTCTCTATACGACATTCATCAACAAACAAAAATGTTTTTCTATGTGTCACTACCAAAATAATCATATCTTGCGTAAAGAAAGTAGTGTTGTAAATTGAAACAAAGTAGACGTGTGTTATGATCCGATTGCAAGGTATGCTACTTGAGTCCCACGTCAGTTAAATGTTGAGCTGATGTGAGGCTTATATAACTTTGGCGCTAACTTATAGCCAGCTTTTGGGGTTTGGTTCGACCTGATTTGAAAAGGGCTACCTGAGGGAGAGTTGCCTACTTGTGGTAGAGGGAAAGCTTGGTATGGAACTTTGAGTCCACCTTGGGCTCTCTCATCTTAATAGCgagcttttggggtgtgattcGCATATCATCTATCTAATTGTATGTTTTTAGATGAGAGAGTGCACACAATTTGAACTTATTggtttcttgttttttcttttttccttttttttttggtttgagtTGGATATTTTCTGATGCTTAGAATATGAACGTCTTATGTGTAGGAATAGGACAAGAGCGTGAGATTCAAAAGAGTTATTGGATCGAGAAAACTGCTGGACTTAAATTGGAGGCAATGATGCATGTGCATGATCTTGAATCATCTGATCTTGATAAAGAGGATAGGCATGAGGTATATATGATTCTTTATGTAATTGTTTCCATGTTCCTTGTTGATGTAATAGTTTCATACTTAGTTTGAGTGTGGAACCTAGTTAATCTACACCGGATTGGTTCCTCCCATTTACCAAAAGTGTGGGAGTTGCTTTGCTTGCGACCCCTTAGTAGCAAGTCTTTGTCCTCTACAAAGGGCAACCGGATGCACTAAGCTCCAGCTATACACTAGGTCCAGGGAAAGATTggatcacaagggtctattgtgcGCAATGCAAGTTTTTATCCTCTGTACTAGTCACAAATCCTGGATGAAGATTGACTATCTGTTACTTTTCATGCCTGTTTCCAGGGTTCATTAGATAAAGTGTTGTATAATACTGATTGTAGAAGAAAAAATAACAGAAGGATTTAACAAGTTCTGTCAAGTTGACATCCTGGAGGCATTAATATAGAGTTCTCCACTATGAAAAAGAATAAACATCACATTATCCCCAAGTACGATCCGTTTAAATACCTCACAAATGTTTCCTAAACGTACAGAGTCAATAGGCCCAAAGATATGCAGCCGCACACTGGCAGAGGGATTTTGATGCatcttatcaaaaaaatatgcagCTTATTTGCAGGGAATTTGAGCTTCAATAATTGGCAGAGGGATTTTGATCCAAAACCAACTAACGTTAACTAAGTTCTGTGGTTATGCATGGtggtttatttttagttttgactGATGTATTTTGCTTATTACGACTTTTCTTTTGGAGGTTAAGAACTTTGAgttcatttttaaaaaggtttaattatcattttatcaTGGTTCATTTTGTGAATTCACAAGATGTGCTGTAAGAAACTGTATTGGCCAATCCACTAAACTATTTGTGATTTGTCATGTAGGTGCTTTCACTGCTCCCGTCATATGAAGGGAAATCCGTGTTGGAATTGGGTGCTGGTATTGGTCGTTTCACAGGAGACTTAGCCAAGAAGGCTGGGGAGCTCGTAGCAGTGGATTTTATTGAAGGAGTGATTAAGGAGGTTTGTGGCATTTTTCCTTTGGGACGTTTGAATTTTCTGTTTCTGTTATATGAACGTGTGAATGAGTTGGTTCATAAGATTCAACTTGTTGCTGCTTCATACTAGATAAGTGATGTGAAATTTATCTATTAATTTGCTTCCTTGCAGAATGAAAGCATCAGCGGGCACCACAAGAATGTCAAGTTTAAGTGTGCTGATGTGACTTCACCAGATTTGACGTTTTCACCTGAATCTGTGGACTTGATATTCTCTAACTGGCTACTGATGTATCTTTCTGATGAAGAGGTAACTTTTTCCAATTTGTCCCTGCTTCCTGCATGAAAAGATCACTAAGGCTACACACAACAAAAATTGATGGCCAGCAAATTATTAGTGTAGTTCAAGTCTAGGAGACATGACACCATGCCTATGACATGGTGAGTGTAAAAAAAGAAGGCATACCCAAAACTTTAACAGCCTATCTTAATAGGAGGAAGTATGGCATATAAATACTAAACTATGTCATTGACACCTGATATTTGAAATGACACGACTGATCAATGTCATTTTAAGGTCATGCCTGATAACTTCTGTTACAGAGTCTGCATCTAACAAGTAACCTGCATTTGCATATATCGTAGTCAAAGTGTAGTCTCTATGCTAGATCATGCTTGCAGTAGGATGGATGAAGATAAAATAATGTGCTATACGTTGTAACCTGGAATCTATCCACCAGACCACCACCTTCGTCCACCCGTAGATTTTGTAACTGGAAAGTATCATCACTGGCTGTAAGGAACTGGAGAATTTGTCAAAAAGTGCTCTCAAAAAGCCGATATTAGTCATTAAACCACTTTCCAAATGTAGATAGGAACATCTAATATGGATGATGATTATAGTAATATGAATTTCTTAGGATCTCTCTTGCTCTTCGTACGTTTGTCTTGAGTTTCTTATTTGACTGATAAATGCTTAACATTTTAAACTACTTTTATCCTTTTTTGCAGGTGCAGGACCTTGCGGAGAGAATGATGACATGGTTGAAAGTTGGtggatatatattttttagagaGACATGCTTCCATCAGTCCGGAGACAACAAGGGAAAGAACAACCCAACTCACTATCGGGAACCTAGATTCTATACAAAGGTCATTTAAAAAGTATTCTGATCTTTTTTTTCCCAGTAAATTTgcctgaaaagaaaaaaattattcctGGTAAATCCTTGATAAACAATTTCTTTCTGCAAATTTATAATGAATTTTCACAATTAGTCAGCAGCAATATTCAAGTCATAGGTGGGTTGAAAGTTAATGATGAACACTCAGTTACCTCTTTGTTTAGTAATGTTTATTCAAGCCCTTGCTTTATGACAGCATAAAAGATCGCTTGAAATTAGTTACATGCTTTTTCTTTGCTCATCTTAAACTACTTGACTATGTTGTTTGATTATCTTCTTCTGATAGTAACTTAATTCAGGTTTTCCAAGAATGTAATGCTGGAAAATCATATGAACTTTCTCTCGTCGGTTATAAGTGCATGGAAACTTATGTAAGAAACAAAAGGAATCAAAATGAGGTATGACTTGTCTATCATCAGTACCCGTTTTGTTAGTTATTATTTACTTGACAATTAAATCGATGTATTCTTGCTGCTTGTGACTTGCAGATTTGCTGGATATGGCAGAAGGTTCGTTCTGATGATGACAGGGGATTCCAGCATTTCTTGGACACTGTTCAGTACAAGTCTAATGGCATACTGCGATATGAACGTGTCTTTGGGAAAGACTTTGTGAGCACAGGTGGAATCGGTATGCCTCTTGGATTGATCCTCTTTCTATATTCAAGTCCCTAACTCCATTTATGTCACTTCATGCAATATACTATAGGATCTTTAATACTCCAGTTTGTTTCCTCGGATTATCATTGTGGTGTTCTGGTTATGGTTCCTTCTTTCCAGAAGCAATAATTTAGTCCAGAATTTATCTggtatttgattattttgtatttgttcttGAACAGATACCACCAAAGAATTCGTTGCCATGTTGGATCTTCAGCCTGGCGAAAAAGTCCTTGATGTTGGCTGTGGCATCGGTGGTGGTGACTTTTATATGGCTGAGAAGTATGATGTTCATGTTCTCGGCATTGATCTCTCAGTTAACATGATCTCATTGTCTTTTGAACGTGCTATTGGTCGCAAATGCGCGGTTGAATTTGAGGTTGCTGATTGCACAGTGAAAACATATCCTGAAGGATCATTCGACGTGATATACAGCCGGGACACTATCCTGCACATCCAGGTGATTAGCAGTCCT
The Capsicum annuum cultivar UCD-10X-F1 chromosome 6, UCD10Xv1.1, whole genome shotgun sequence DNA segment above includes these coding regions:
- the LOC107855425 gene encoding phosphoethanolamine N-methyltransferase 1, whose protein sequence is MAPGIGQEREIQKSYWIEKTAGLKLEAMMHVHDLESSDLDKEDRHEVLSLLPSYEGKSVLELGAGIGRFTGDLAKKAGELVAVDFIEGVIKENESISGHHKNVKFKCADVTSPDLTFSPESVDLIFSNWLLMYLSDEEVQDLAERMMTWLKVGGYIFFRETCFHQSGDNKGKNNPTHYREPRFYTKVFQECNAGKSYELSLVGYKCMETYVRNKRNQNEICWIWQKVRSDDDRGFQHFLDTVQYKSNGILRYERVFGKDFVSTGGIDTTKEFVAMLDLQPGEKVLDVGCGIGGGDFYMAEKYDVHVLGIDLSVNMISLSFERAIGRKCAVEFEVADCTVKTYPEGSFDVIYSRDTILHIQDKPALFQSFYKWLKPGGRVLISDYCKKAGPASEEFAAYIKQRGYDLHDVEAYGQMLRDAGFNEVIAEDRTELFMKVLQKELDIVEKERESFIQEFSEQDYNDIVGGWKAKLVRSSSGEQRWGLFIAKKN